In the Enterococcus saigonensis genome, one interval contains:
- a CDS encoding pyruvate carboxylase has translation MKKILVANRGEIAIRVFRACSELQIGTVGIYAAEDEYSVHRFKADEAYLVGKGKKPIDAYLDIEDIIRIAKESGAEGIHPGYGFLSENLAFAKRCAEEGLVFIGPSIHHLDIFGDKIKAKEAAIAAGIQSIPGTNGPVATINEVLAFANTHGYPIMIKAALGGGGRGMRVAHDEKEAKDGYERAKSEAKAAFGSDEVYVEKYIGNPKHIEVQILGDSHGNIVHLFERDCSVQRRHQKVVEVAPCVSLNDVQRKEICQAAVKLMKHVGYINAGTVEFLVEEDQFYFIEVNPRVQVEHTITEMITDIDIVTSQILIAEGKDLHAEIGIPKQDEITYKGAAIQCRITTEDPVNNFMPDTGKIDTYRSPGGFGVRLDVGNAYAGAVVTPYFDSLLVKVCTHASTFEQAIQKMQRCLREFRIRGVKTNIPFMTNVINHPEFQSGDAKTTFIDNTPTLFVFPSTRDRGNKTMKYISEITINGFPGIEKSKKKYYGEARLPHKLIESEKDIVTAKNILDDKGADAVVAWVKAQNQLLLTDTTFRDAHQSLLATRVRTHDFEKIALKTEKALPQLFSTEMWGGATFDVAYRFLNEDPWVRLQTLRKLMPNTLFQMLFRGSNAVGYSNYPDNVITEFIKEAATQGIDIFRIFDSLNWLPQMEKSIQAVRDNGKIAEAAICYTGDLNDPSRAKYNVEYYKNMARELEQAGAHIIAIKDMAGLLKPRAAYRLISELKDTISLPIHLHTHDTSGNGIITYSAATQAGVDIVDVATSAMSSSTSQPSMNSLYFALDQDERQPKINIDNAQQLNHYWEDVRMFYKPFENGLNAPQTEVYKHEMPGGQYSNLQQQAKAVGLEERWDEIKEMYQTVNLMFGDIVKVTPSSKVVGDMALFMVQNNLSEQDVYEKGDEYNFPESVITFFQGELGQPVGGFPAELQKIILKGRPAFTVRPGSLAEPVNFEKVKRELAEKVGYEPKLSEILSYLMYPQVFLDYRTAYEKFADITVLDTPTFFQGMRLGETINVEIEKGKILIIRLDEIGEPDIEGNRVLFFNLNGQRREVVVKDTSIISAVQTKQKAEPTNKEQIGATMPGSVLEVLVEKGEQVKRGDTLLITEAMKMETAIEARFDGVVKHIYVSSGESIAQDDLLIEITES, from the coding sequence ATGAAAAAAATTCTCGTTGCTAACCGTGGTGAAATTGCTATTCGTGTTTTTCGTGCTTGTTCAGAGTTACAAATAGGGACGGTGGGTATTTATGCTGCCGAAGATGAATACTCTGTTCATCGATTTAAAGCTGATGAAGCTTATTTAGTTGGCAAGGGGAAAAAACCAATCGATGCGTATTTGGATATTGAGGATATTATTCGAATTGCAAAAGAATCCGGTGCGGAAGGAATTCACCCAGGTTATGGTTTTCTTTCTGAAAATTTGGCTTTTGCCAAACGTTGTGCTGAAGAAGGATTGGTGTTCATTGGGCCAAGTATTCACCATCTTGATATTTTTGGTGATAAAATTAAAGCCAAAGAAGCAGCCATTGCTGCAGGAATTCAATCAATCCCTGGGACGAATGGACCAGTAGCCACAATTAATGAAGTATTAGCCTTTGCAAATACCCATGGCTATCCGATTATGATTAAAGCCGCTTTGGGCGGTGGTGGTCGTGGTATGCGAGTAGCACATGACGAAAAAGAAGCAAAAGATGGTTATGAGCGGGCAAAGAGTGAGGCAAAAGCCGCTTTTGGCAGTGATGAAGTCTATGTAGAAAAATATATTGGTAATCCTAAACACATTGAGGTTCAAATTTTGGGTGACAGTCATGGCAATATAGTTCATTTATTTGAACGAGATTGTTCCGTTCAGCGCCGTCACCAAAAAGTAGTTGAAGTGGCCCCCTGTGTTTCTTTAAACGATGTGCAACGCAAAGAAATTTGTCAAGCAGCCGTGAAATTGATGAAACATGTTGGCTATATTAATGCTGGTACGGTGGAATTTTTGGTTGAGGAAGATCAATTTTATTTTATTGAAGTAAACCCTCGCGTTCAAGTAGAACATACAATTACGGAAATGATTACTGACATTGATATTGTTACGTCTCAGATTTTAATTGCTGAAGGTAAAGATTTGCATGCGGAAATCGGTATCCCAAAACAAGACGAAATTACTTATAAAGGTGCGGCAATCCAATGTCGAATTACTACAGAAGATCCTGTTAATAATTTTATGCCAGATACAGGTAAAATCGACACGTATCGTTCACCCGGTGGTTTTGGTGTGCGGTTGGATGTTGGAAATGCCTATGCAGGGGCTGTCGTTACTCCTTATTTTGACTCATTGTTAGTTAAAGTGTGTACTCATGCAAGTACTTTTGAACAAGCAATTCAAAAAATGCAACGTTGTCTGCGAGAATTTCGAATTCGTGGCGTGAAAACGAATATACCGTTTATGACTAATGTCATCAACCACCCTGAATTTCAAAGCGGGGATGCAAAAACAACATTCATTGACAATACTCCTACACTGTTTGTTTTCCCATCTACTAGAGATCGTGGAAATAAAACAATGAAGTATATTAGTGAAATTACCATTAATGGATTTCCCGGTATTGAGAAGAGTAAAAAGAAATATTATGGTGAAGCTAGATTACCCCATAAATTAATTGAATCTGAAAAAGACATTGTAACAGCTAAAAATATCTTAGATGATAAAGGTGCTGATGCAGTGGTAGCATGGGTTAAAGCACAAAACCAACTCTTACTAACAGATACAACATTTCGCGATGCTCACCAAAGTTTATTGGCAACACGTGTGAGAACGCATGATTTTGAAAAAATTGCTTTAAAAACCGAAAAGGCTTTGCCACAACTATTTTCTACAGAGATGTGGGGTGGCGCAACTTTTGATGTTGCTTACCGTTTCTTAAATGAAGACCCTTGGGTACGTCTACAAACGTTACGAAAATTAATGCCAAATACATTATTTCAAATGCTATTTAGAGGTTCAAACGCAGTTGGCTATTCTAACTATCCAGATAATGTTATTACAGAATTTATCAAAGAAGCTGCTACGCAAGGAATTGATATTTTTCGAATTTTTGATAGTTTAAATTGGTTACCACAAATGGAAAAAAGTATTCAAGCGGTCCGAGATAATGGAAAAATCGCTGAAGCTGCAATTTGTTACACTGGAGACTTAAATGATCCAAGTCGAGCAAAATATAACGTAGAATACTACAAAAATATGGCTAGAGAACTAGAGCAAGCTGGTGCTCATATTATTGCCATTAAAGATATGGCAGGCTTGTTGAAACCACGAGCAGCTTATCGTTTAATAAGTGAATTAAAAGATACTATTTCATTGCCTATTCATTTACACACACACGATACAAGTGGCAATGGAATTATTACGTATTCTGCTGCGACACAAGCAGGCGTTGATATCGTGGATGTTGCTACTAGCGCAATGAGCTCTTCAACTAGCCAACCAAGCATGAATAGCTTATATTTTGCTTTAGATCAAGATGAAAGACAGCCGAAAATTAATATTGATAATGCCCAACAATTAAATCATTATTGGGAAGATGTCCGTATGTTTTACAAACCTTTTGAAAATGGTCTAAACGCGCCTCAAACAGAAGTATATAAACATGAAATGCCAGGAGGACAATACTCTAACTTACAGCAACAGGCAAAAGCAGTTGGGTTGGAGGAACGTTGGGATGAAATTAAGGAAATGTATCAAACGGTTAATTTGATGTTTGGGGATATTGTCAAGGTGACGCCTTCTTCAAAAGTTGTGGGGGATATGGCCTTATTTATGGTTCAAAATAATTTAAGTGAACAAGATGTTTATGAAAAAGGCGACGAGTATAATTTTCCAGAGTCTGTAATTACTTTCTTCCAAGGAGAGCTTGGACAACCAGTTGGCGGTTTTCCAGCTGAATTACAAAAGATTATTTTAAAAGGTCGTCCCGCCTTTACAGTTCGTCCTGGATCATTAGCAGAACCAGTCAACTTTGAAAAAGTTAAACGTGAGTTAGCAGAAAAAGTTGGCTATGAACCAAAATTATCAGAAATATTGAGTTACTTAATGTATCCACAAGTTTTTCTTGATTATCGCACTGCCTATGAAAAGTTTGCTGACATTACAGTTTTAGACACACCAACTTTCTTCCAAGGTATGCGTCTTGGTGAAACAATCAATGTCGAAATTGAAAAGGGCAAAATTTTAATTATTCGACTAGATGAAATCGGGGAACCAGACATTGAAGGAAATCGTGTTTTATTCTTTAACTTAAATGGACAACGTCGTGAGGTAGTAGTAAAAGATACATCTATTATCAGTGCAGTGCAAACTAAACAAAAAGCAGAGCCGACTAACAAAGAGCAAATCGGCGCAACAATGCCAGGATCTGTCTTAGAAGTTCTCGTGGAAAAAGGCGAACAAGTTAAGCGGGGCGATACCTTATTAATTACTGAAGCCATGAAGATGGAAACAGCGATTGAGGCCAGGTTTGATGGCGTGGTTAAGCATATTTACGTGTCTAGTGGCGAATCCATCGCTCAAGATGATCTGCTAATTGAAATTACTGAAAGTTAG
- a CDS encoding ABC transporter permease encodes MGISESFKMALDSILANKMRSFLTMLGIIIGISAVIAILAVGNGATKEINGTFSDLGASTISVSTSQDASDSQKITTQDVTALKHSIPKIDHISPVTTIQGSLTANDKSKFGIAIAGMPDLQYTNQMMDKVLLFGRYFNQIEYEENAKVTIISADTARYFFNGRDNVIGEKISVKNQTGQVTLRIIGVTKGTMEKMMGSFDSEKLPGYLALPLTTAVSLQPDSTKISELTVIANSKDDIDTISKQIVNILSVRHDVVGDKVYTATNFLQALDEVNNVLGLFINFIAAVAAIALLVGGIGVMNIMLVSVTERTREIGTRKALGATNNNILFQFLTESVILCLIGGIVGLLLGASLALIVAHALNITAHFSLGSIAFVLLFSSAIGIFFGVYPARKAARLDPIEALRYE; translated from the coding sequence ATGGGGATTAGCGAAAGCTTTAAAATGGCATTAGATAGCATCTTAGCCAATAAAATGCGGTCATTTTTGACCATGTTGGGAATTATTATTGGGATTAGCGCTGTTATCGCAATTTTGGCTGTTGGGAATGGTGCAACAAAAGAAATTAATGGTACTTTTAGTGATTTAGGTGCCTCCACCATCTCCGTTTCAACTAGTCAAGATGCCAGTGATAGTCAAAAAATTACAACTCAAGATGTTACTGCGCTAAAACACAGTATTCCCAAAATCGATCATATCTCCCCTGTCACAACCATTCAAGGAAGTTTGACAGCGAATGATAAAAGTAAATTTGGAATTGCTATAGCCGGTATGCCGGATTTGCAATATACTAATCAAATGATGGATAAAGTACTTCTTTTTGGTCGTTATTTCAATCAAATCGAATATGAAGAGAATGCGAAAGTAACCATTATTAGTGCCGATACGGCGCGCTATTTTTTTAATGGACGGGACAATGTTATTGGAGAAAAAATTTCAGTCAAAAATCAAACTGGACAAGTCACTTTACGTATTATTGGGGTTACGAAAGGAACAATGGAAAAAATGATGGGATCATTTGATAGCGAAAAATTGCCTGGCTATTTGGCACTTCCACTTACAACCGCTGTTTCTTTACAACCTGATAGCACAAAAATAAGCGAACTCACGGTTATTGCTAATTCCAAAGATGATATTGATACTATTTCAAAACAAATTGTAAATATTTTATCCGTGCGACACGATGTTGTTGGTGATAAAGTCTATACAGCCACTAATTTCTTGCAAGCATTGGATGAAGTGAACAATGTTTTAGGTTTATTCATTAACTTTATTGCAGCCGTAGCCGCCATCGCATTACTCGTTGGTGGGATTGGTGTGATGAATATTATGTTAGTTTCTGTTACCGAAAGAACCAGAGAAATCGGCACAAGAAAAGCCTTAGGTGCAACAAATAATAATATTTTATTCCAATTTTTAACCGAATCTGTCATTTTATGTTTAATTGGTGGGATCGTTGGCTTATTACTTGGAGCTTCATTGGCTTTAATTGTTGCTCATGCTTTAAATATTACAGCACACTTTTCATTAGGCTCAATTGCTTTTGTTTTGCTATTTTCCAGTGCGATTGGTATCTTTTTTGGTGTATATCCTGCCCGTAAGGCGGCCCGGCTCGATCCTATTGAGGCACTACGTTATGAATAA
- a CDS encoding SepM family pheromone-processing serine protease, translating into MKHKVPVKRLLLLLLALVLMACVALPIPYYIEAPGSTIKLDTLVKVNDKKDKFSGSFSLTSVGIRQATVATALFAKTQAFSDLVTKEELMGTASDDDYNRIQNFYMESSQNNAITAALNLADKPFKMDYLGVYVLAVEKNSAFYGKIKIGDTVVKVDSQPFKSSDDFMKYVQSKKVGDQVTITFLQDGKEKNVSGALMKLPSNGKAGIGITLTDHTQVNSQEKVQFDVDNIGGPSAGLMFTLEIYQQLIKQDIRNGHEIAGTGTIDSQGNVGQIGGIDKKVVSASESGAEIFFAPADLEKKDTNTRDAIRAAKKIETKMKIVSVKTAQEAVDYLKKYIAQ; encoded by the coding sequence ATGAAGCATAAAGTACCCGTAAAACGCCTTTTACTTTTATTGTTGGCGTTAGTTTTAATGGCTTGCGTAGCGTTACCAATACCATATTATATAGAAGCGCCCGGCTCTACCATTAAGTTAGATACATTGGTGAAAGTTAATGATAAAAAAGATAAGTTTAGTGGTTCATTTTCTTTAACATCAGTTGGAATCAGGCAAGCAACTGTTGCAACTGCGCTATTTGCTAAAACGCAAGCTTTTTCTGACTTAGTAACCAAAGAAGAATTGATGGGTACTGCCAGTGATGATGACTACAATCGTATTCAAAACTTTTATATGGAAAGTTCACAGAATAATGCTATTACAGCAGCTCTCAACTTGGCCGATAAGCCATTTAAAATGGATTATCTTGGTGTTTATGTTTTAGCTGTTGAGAAAAATTCGGCTTTTTACGGCAAAATAAAAATTGGGGATACCGTCGTAAAAGTTGACTCACAGCCTTTTAAGAGTAGTGATGATTTTATGAAATATGTTCAAAGTAAAAAAGTAGGAGATCAGGTGACAATTACGTTTTTACAAGATGGAAAGGAAAAAAACGTAAGTGGCGCGCTAATGAAATTGCCAAGTAATGGAAAGGCCGGAATTGGGATTACGCTGACCGATCACACACAAGTGAACAGTCAAGAAAAAGTTCAATTTGATGTGGATAATATTGGAGGGCCATCAGCAGGATTAATGTTCACCTTAGAGATTTACCAACAACTAATAAAACAAGACATACGAAACGGTCATGAAATTGCGGGGACAGGAACTATTGATAGTCAAGGGAATGTTGGCCAAATTGGCGGAATCGATAAAAAAGTCGTTAGTGCTTCTGAAAGTGGAGCAGAAATATTTTTCGCACCGGCGGATTTAGAAAAAAAAGATACAAACACTCGCGATGCTATACGGGCTGCAAAAAAAATTGAAACAAAGATGAAAATTGTTTCGGTAAAAACTGCGCAAGAAGCTGTAGACTATTTAAAAAAATATATAGCCCAATAG
- the coaD gene encoding pantetheine-phosphate adenylyltransferase yields the protein MRKIALFPGSFDPFTNGHLDTIERGSDLFDEIIVGVFVNTNKKSLFTPTERKALVEASVKHLPNVRVIEQDSELTVTSAKKLGANFLLRGIRSVKDYEYEKEIMTMNHHLDKNIETVFLLARPEYTHISSSILKEVIAFGGDVKDYLPKPVFEALVKKSDHYEA from the coding sequence ATGCGTAAAATAGCATTATTTCCTGGTAGTTTTGATCCTTTCACCAATGGACATTTAGATACAATTGAGCGAGGATCTGATCTTTTTGATGAAATTATCGTGGGAGTCTTTGTGAATACTAATAAAAAAAGTTTATTCACACCAACAGAGCGCAAAGCTTTAGTCGAAGCGTCAGTTAAGCATCTTCCAAATGTTCGTGTGATTGAACAAGATAGCGAACTAACTGTGACTAGTGCAAAAAAATTAGGTGCTAATTTTTTATTGCGGGGGATAAGAAGTGTAAAAGATTATGAGTATGAAAAAGAAATTATGACAATGAATCACCATTTAGACAAAAATATTGAAACGGTATTCTTATTAGCCCGCCCTGAATATACGCATATTAGCTCAAGTATCTTAAAAGAAGTCATCGCTTTTGGTGGCGATGTCAAAGATTATTTGCCAAAACCAGTATTTGAAGCATTGGTGAAAAAGAGTGATCACTATGAAGCATAA
- a CDS encoding YlbG family protein, translating to MQVDTTVEFKPKQRRGLIVWVYSLRQLKNLKRYGLVHYVSRKLKYVVLYLDEDLFEETMNKIEHLHFVRNVAASYRPDVEMNFAEKIGTKAAYQVADDDGFDVEELNTTIRLAENV from the coding sequence ATGCAAGTTGATACAACAGTTGAGTTTAAGCCTAAACAAAGACGTGGCCTGATTGTTTGGGTCTATAGCTTGCGTCAATTAAAAAATTTGAAACGTTATGGGTTAGTACATTATGTTTCCCGCAAACTAAAATATGTCGTCTTATATCTTGACGAAGATCTTTTTGAAGAAACAATGAATAAGATTGAACATTTACACTTTGTTCGAAATGTTGCGGCTTCTTATCGACCTGATGTTGAAATGAATTTTGCCGAAAAAATTGGTACAAAGGCAGCCTATCAAGTTGCTGATGACGACGGTTTTGATGTAGAAGAATTAAATACGACGATTCGATTAGCTGAAAACGTCTAA
- a CDS encoding DUF1149 family protein, whose amino-acid sequence MEIKRQKPVVAAYHYDQPNPEQNFETQLQVGFTPLNTEDPNYPKENSIIRCILDFRLVFAEYVISGRVSQINHVVDRKIESQADVTEEEVNEIVAPLFDIVKRMTYEVTEIATDEPGLTLNFQTEA is encoded by the coding sequence TTGGAAATTAAACGCCAAAAACCAGTGGTAGCTGCCTATCACTACGATCAACCTAACCCAGAACAGAATTTTGAAACGCAATTACAAGTAGGTTTTACCCCATTAAATACGGAAGATCCAAATTACCCAAAAGAAAATTCGATTATTCGTTGTATTTTAGATTTTCGCTTGGTTTTTGCAGAATATGTGATTTCAGGACGAGTGAGCCAAATTAATCACGTTGTGGACCGTAAAATTGAAAGTCAAGCTGATGTTACAGAAGAAGAAGTAAATGAAATTGTGGCACCGTTATTTGATATTGTAAAACGCATGACGTATGAAGTAACAGAAATAGCCACTGATGAGCCGGGATTAACGCTTAATTTCCAAACAGAAGCATAG
- a CDS encoding CAP-associated domain-containing protein: MKRRLIFFLLLLVAIFIVYLQPVFFTRQAPAYNNQTNKDVSQTSLKYEPIKVSGYANLIGKSSSELTNILGKPLVSYDSGFGYRVNTYETKNKTSYVAANIRDGKIAAVKVAGNDDKHTVPFKSGMTMNDLTKVTMLYPNFSLDYNGEKIQFELMEEDMNYRPLVAFNNDTFASLFFNQKKSQLMGITYLDKQMLLELAPYTSIEGQLPEVYKTQLTDWDKVNRLKETSAFELLNVLRQIENRAPYTTNFTLQGRADDMIVDFLKDPRKYLNEERFKQFERMKDVTNPQPFLVVSDEFEQVLKKMKMPTVTGLYYRPVMDTMFQIMSFYSDPYLHTRFLSEGQQKVGVGIAEDNMVILLEDTEETEDSE, translated from the coding sequence GTGAAACGTAGACTTATCTTTTTCTTGCTGCTTTTAGTGGCAATTTTTATAGTCTATCTGCAACCGGTCTTCTTTACACGTCAAGCCCCTGCCTATAATAATCAGACAAACAAAGATGTGAGTCAGACAAGTTTGAAATATGAGCCGATTAAAGTTTCCGGGTATGCGAATTTAATTGGTAAAAGTTCAAGCGAATTAACGAATATTTTAGGTAAGCCACTGGTTAGTTATGACAGTGGCTTTGGCTATCGTGTGAATACTTATGAGACTAAGAATAAGACCAGCTATGTTGCAGCTAATATCCGGGATGGTAAAATTGCGGCAGTGAAAGTTGCAGGTAACGATGACAAACACACGGTACCTTTTAAATCTGGAATGACCATGAACGATTTAACAAAGGTTACTATGCTATATCCCAATTTTTCATTGGATTACAATGGTGAAAAGATTCAATTTGAGTTAATGGAAGAAGATATGAACTATCGTCCGTTGGTAGCTTTTAATAACGATACGTTTGCAAGCCTTTTTTTCAATCAAAAAAAATCACAGTTAATGGGAATTACGTATCTTGATAAACAAATGTTATTGGAATTAGCACCTTATACTTCAATTGAAGGTCAACTACCAGAAGTTTATAAAACACAGTTAACAGATTGGGATAAAGTTAATCGTCTAAAGGAAACGTCGGCTTTTGAATTGTTGAATGTTTTGCGACAAATTGAAAATCGTGCGCCTTATACAACAAACTTTACACTACAAGGTCGAGCAGATGACATGATAGTGGATTTTTTAAAAGATCCACGAAAATATTTGAATGAGGAACGATTTAAGCAATTTGAACGAATGAAAGATGTTACAAATCCTCAACCTTTTTTAGTCGTCAGCGATGAATTCGAACAAGTATTAAAAAAAATGAAAATGCCAACTGTTACGGGGCTTTATTATCGTCCCGTGATGGACACCATGTTTCAAATTATGTCCTTTTACAGTGATCCCTACTTGCATACACGCTTTTTAAGTGAAGGACAACAAAAAGTTGGGGTTGGCATTGCCGAAGACAATATGGTAATCTTGTTAGAGGATACAGAAGAAACCGAGGATAGTGAATAA
- the rsmD gene encoding 16S rRNA (guanine(966)-N(2))-methyltransferase RsmD, producing the protein MRVVAGEYGGRKLKSLSGDNTRPTTDKVKGAIFNMIGPYFDGGICLDLYSGSGGLAIEAVSRGMEHAYCVEKNFKAIQIIKENVAITKEPEKFTLLKKEAKHALAAFIAEEKQFDLILLDPPYAKQQLITELETMAQNNLFTSQAVIVCETAKEVVLPIKIANLKQIKQQNYGITSITIYRNEASHA; encoded by the coding sequence ATGAGAGTCGTGGCAGGAGAATATGGTGGTCGAAAGCTAAAGAGTTTATCTGGCGATAATACGCGCCCTACAACTGATAAAGTGAAAGGCGCCATCTTTAATATGATCGGTCCTTACTTTGACGGTGGCATCTGTTTAGATTTATATAGTGGAAGTGGTGGCTTAGCCATTGAAGCTGTTTCAAGAGGTATGGAACATGCATATTGCGTGGAAAAGAACTTTAAAGCCATACAAATCATTAAAGAGAATGTCGCCATTACTAAAGAACCTGAAAAATTTACTCTTTTAAAAAAAGAAGCGAAGCATGCCTTAGCAGCGTTTATAGCAGAAGAAAAACAATTTGATTTAATTCTTTTAGATCCGCCGTATGCTAAGCAACAACTTATTACAGAACTTGAAACAATGGCACAAAATAATCTATTCACTAGTCAGGCAGTCATAGTTTGTGAAACTGCAAAGGAAGTTGTTTTGCCGATTAAAATTGCGAATTTAAAACAGATAAAACAACAAAATTACGGTATAACTAGCATAACAATTTATAGAAATGAGGCGTCACATGCGTAA
- a CDS encoding VOC family protein, with amino-acid sequence MFTEDIQIMLYVDDVKKAVTFWQALDFVIIEEQEVDGTSVVELAITTNAKAHFVLYDRNFIESNSPEVATNSPSLMFFSQDIFTLYKKVGELNVPRGEMISLGDREVFNFADPDGNYFAVSSMA; translated from the coding sequence ATGTTTACAGAAGATATTCAAATTATGTTGTATGTAGATGATGTCAAAAAGGCCGTAACGTTTTGGCAAGCCTTGGATTTTGTCATCATTGAAGAACAAGAAGTTGATGGGACAAGTGTAGTTGAACTTGCAATCACAACAAATGCAAAAGCTCATTTTGTTTTATATGATCGAAATTTTATTGAAAGTAATTCACCAGAAGTTGCAACCAATTCACCATCGTTAATGTTTTTTAGCCAAGACATCTTTACGCTTTATAAAAAAGTTGGTGAACTTAATGTACCTCGCGGAGAAATGATTTCATTAGGTGATCGAGAAGTATTCAACTTTGCCGATCCAGATGGTAATTATTTTGCCGTTTCCAGTATGGCATAA
- a CDS encoding YlbF family regulator: MNNVIYDETTLHLGQLCENLSSKIYQSRIFQQYERRRSDMEQDEQAIACKVAFQKAKEDYEELNRFGSYAPGIKEKRKLLYQKKRELDLCETVANFRQAETQLQALLDAICQQVAQIFSEDVKVTYGNPFFETSKSDCGGNCHAS, from the coding sequence GTGAATAACGTGATTTACGATGAAACAACGCTACATTTAGGACAGTTGTGTGAAAATCTAAGCAGTAAAATTTATCAAAGTCGTATTTTCCAGCAATACGAAAGAAGACGTAGTGATATGGAGCAAGATGAACAGGCGATTGCTTGCAAAGTAGCTTTTCAAAAAGCAAAAGAAGATTATGAAGAATTAAACCGCTTCGGTTCGTATGCTCCTGGAATTAAAGAAAAAAGAAAATTACTCTATCAAAAAAAAAGAGAATTAGACTTATGTGAGACAGTAGCGAATTTCCGTCAAGCAGAAACACAGTTGCAAGCATTACTTGATGCTATTTGTCAGCAAGTTGCCCAAATTTTTTCTGAAGATGTCAAAGTCACATACGGAAATCCTTTTTTTGAAACTAGTAAGTCTGATTGTGGAGGAAATTGTCATGCAAGTTGA